One genomic segment of bacterium HR11 includes these proteins:
- the infC gene encoding Translation initiation factor IF-3, which translates to MAQPFQTFRVNQQIRAREVRLVDEQGQQIGIVPLEQALAIAEERGLDLVEVAPDAKPPVCRLLNYSQWLYQRKKKEREARRKQRQVDIKEVKFTIRISGNDYEVKRRQIERFLAEGDKVKVTVRMKGRERAHQDIGLQMMRRILDSFAEVAHVERPPELEGPNITAILSPRAK; encoded by the coding sequence GTGGCGCAACCGTTCCAGACCTTCCGGGTAAACCAGCAAATTCGGGCGCGGGAAGTTCGCCTCGTCGATGAACAGGGGCAGCAGATCGGCATCGTGCCCCTGGAGCAGGCCCTGGCGATTGCGGAGGAACGGGGCCTCGACTTGGTGGAGGTCGCCCCGGACGCGAAGCCGCCTGTATGCCGTCTGCTGAATTACAGCCAGTGGCTTTATCAGCGGAAGAAGAAGGAGCGGGAGGCCCGGCGAAAGCAGCGGCAGGTCGATATCAAGGAAGTTAAGTTTACGATCCGCATCTCCGGGAACGACTACGAGGTCAAGCGCCGGCAAATCGAGCGATTCCTGGCCGAGGGCGATAAGGTCAAGGTCACGGTCCGCATGAAGGGCCGGGAGCGGGCTCATCAGGACATCGGGCTTCAGATGATGCGTCGGATCCTGGACAGCTTTGCGGAGGTCGCCCACGTCGAGCGACCTCCCGAACTGGAGGGCCCGAATATCACGGCCATTTTAAGCCCCCGGGCCAAGTGA
- the ywlC gene encoding Threonylcarbamoyl-AMP synthase, with protein MPAPIRLPTEETIAEAARILRDGGLVVFPTETVYGLGACALDARAVARIFEVKNRPRFDPLIVHIADPAMLEGLCETVPEPARRLIERFWPGPLTVVLPKRPVVPDIVTAGLPTVAVRWPSHPVAQALIRTARIPVAAPSANPFGHLSPTRVEHIAPALRAQVDLIIDGGPCEFGVESTIVYVTEEAVTILRLGAVPVEALEAVVGPVALSTGSPDRPMSPGQLPRHYAPRTPVHLLRPGETPPVSGRRVGYLAFRQAPADPSFQAVEVLSPTGDLREAAARLFDCLHRLDEAGLDVIYAEPVPEVGLGRAIMDRLRRAASERADG; from the coding sequence ATGCCCGCTCCGATCCGACTTCCGACCGAGGAGACGATCGCCGAGGCGGCCCGAATCCTCCGGGACGGCGGCCTCGTCGTGTTCCCGACGGAGACCGTCTACGGCCTGGGCGCCTGCGCCCTGGACGCCCGGGCCGTCGCCCGCATCTTCGAGGTCAAAAACCGGCCTCGCTTCGACCCCCTGATCGTGCACATCGCCGACCCGGCCATGCTGGAGGGGCTCTGCGAGACCGTCCCCGAGCCGGCCCGCCGCCTCATCGAGCGCTTCTGGCCGGGTCCCCTGACGGTCGTCTTGCCGAAGCGGCCCGTCGTGCCGGACATCGTGACGGCCGGCCTCCCGACGGTCGCCGTCCGGTGGCCGTCCCATCCGGTCGCCCAGGCCCTGATCCGGACTGCCAGAATCCCCGTCGCTGCTCCCAGTGCGAATCCCTTCGGGCATCTGAGTCCCACGCGAGTCGAGCACATCGCCCCGGCCCTCCGAGCGCAGGTGGACCTCATCATCGACGGAGGCCCCTGCGAGTTCGGGGTCGAGTCCACCATCGTATATGTCACGGAGGAAGCCGTCACGATCCTCCGCCTGGGGGCCGTGCCCGTCGAGGCCCTGGAGGCGGTCGTCGGACCCGTGGCCCTTTCGACGGGGTCCCCGGACCGACCGATGAGTCCGGGTCAACTGCCCCGGCACTATGCGCCCCGCACGCCGGTCCATCTTCTCCGACCCGGCGAGACGCCCCCGGTATCGGGTCGCCGGGTCGGCTATCTGGCCTTCCGGCAAGCCCCGGCCGACCCGTCCTTTCAAGCCGTCGAGGTCCTGTCGCCGACGGGGGACCTTCGGGAGGCGGCGGCCCGGCTGTTTGACTGCCTGCATCGGCTGGACGAAGCCGGCCTGGACGTCATTTACGCCGAGCCCGTCCCGGAAGTCGGCCTGGGCCGGGCCATCATGGACCGCCTCCGCCGGGCGGCCTCCGAACGGGCCGATGGGTAG
- a CDS encoding Putative thiazole biosynthetic enzyme, which yields MHADVIIVGAGPAGLTAGIRLAEAGWSVLVLDPRVPFEKPCGGGLTPRVWDWLPVDKAAFTTRRDVDRVVLRLDDGRPVEVELPKPLSILSRRELGARLLERFRAAGGVFLPYRARDVEDRFGQWHVHAESDETGEEANRLIGRSADRQIDSIRDARRDGDRPVDGRSPHGLNGRTAEFPHSRTAERPSLTVLRARWLILADGVYGLSRKRWGHFTSAADWTRTVGYLIPGTDGAIQIQFWSGWDGYAWVFPRADATSVGLCDALRGRAGPLFRHLDAWATCLGWDPGSATQRYGYLIPSPTMTRPWFPLWGDRWARIGDASGFVDPITREGIFYAVQAGHVLAEGILRGTFPSAWSAWLERTRWPEWRSAARWRRWFYRPWFLRAMLAGTRWGRLYRTLQGVLVGDVPYSKLVEAVL from the coding sequence ATGCATGCGGACGTCATCATCGTCGGGGCCGGACCGGCGGGCCTGACGGCTGGCATCCGGCTGGCGGAGGCCGGCTGGTCGGTCCTCGTCCTCGACCCACGGGTGCCCTTCGAGAAGCCCTGCGGGGGCGGTCTGACGCCTCGTGTCTGGGACTGGCTCCCCGTGGACAAGGCGGCCTTCACGACCCGTCGGGACGTCGACCGGGTCGTCCTCCGATTGGACGACGGCCGTCCCGTCGAGGTCGAGCTCCCGAAGCCCCTGAGCATCCTGTCCCGTCGGGAACTGGGGGCTCGGCTCCTGGAGCGATTTCGGGCCGCCGGCGGCGTCTTCCTCCCGTACCGGGCCCGGGACGTCGAAGACCGGTTCGGTCAGTGGCATGTACACGCTGAATCGGACGAAACCGGGGAGGAAGCTAACCGGCTGATAGGCAGGTCGGCAGACAGGCAGATAGACAGCATTCGGGATGCCCGTCGGGACGGTGATCGACCGGTGGACGGCCGGTCTCCTCATGGGCTGAACGGCCGAACAGCCGAGTTCCCGCATTCCCGAACGGCCGAACGGCCGTCTCTAACGGTCCTCCGGGCCCGATGGCTCATCCTGGCCGACGGCGTATATGGGCTCAGTCGGAAACGATGGGGCCACTTTACGTCGGCCGCCGACTGGACCCGCACGGTCGGGTACCTGATCCCCGGGACAGACGGTGCCATCCAGATTCAGTTCTGGAGCGGCTGGGACGGCTACGCCTGGGTCTTCCCCCGGGCGGACGCCACGTCGGTCGGACTCTGTGACGCCTTACGGGGTCGGGCCGGTCCTCTGTTTCGTCACTTGGACGCATGGGCGACCTGCCTGGGATGGGACCCCGGGTCGGCGACTCAACGTTATGGCTACCTGATCCCGTCCCCGACGATGACCCGCCCGTGGTTTCCCTTATGGGGCGACCGATGGGCCCGGATCGGGGATGCCAGCGGGTTTGTGGACCCCATCACGCGGGAGGGTATCTTCTATGCGGTCCAGGCCGGGCACGTCCTGGCCGAGGGCATCCTCCGGGGAACGTTTCCCTCGGCGTGGTCAGCCTGGCTTGAGCGGACGCGATGGCCCGAGTGGCGGTCGGCCGCCCGATGGCGCCGGTGGTTCTATCGACCCTGGTTCCTACGGGCCATGCTGGCTGGGACCCGATGGGGGCGTCTGTACCGCACTCTTCAGGGCGTGCTGGTCGGGGACGTCCCTTACTCGAAGCTGGTCGAGGCCGTCCTGTGA
- the pheS gene encoding Phenylalanine--tRNA ligase alpha subunit translates to MDWREFESTIARFREDIRRAIQDARSESDLQDIRVRCFGRQRGFLREQFKRMADLPPDVRPRAGQLLNELKEWLEREIAERQRRLQETQLEERLEQERIDWTLPGTPYWRGAAHPIQQVRQAIEDIFLEMGYAVVSGPEIETDYYNFGALNFPPDHPARDMWDTLYIHGEWLLRTHTSPVQIRVMQRYRPPIRVIVPGKVYRHDEPDATHAPVFHQIEGLVVDRGIRFSDLRGTLAYFLQRLFGSACKMRFRPSYFPFTEPSAEVDMSCLLCGGRGCGACKQSGWLEVLGAGMVHPNVLREVRIDPEVYSGFAFGLGIERLAMLMFRVPDIRLFLQGDVRFLEQFRVDTWAFRDDVTS, encoded by the coding sequence ATGGATTGGCGAGAGTTTGAAAGCACCATCGCCCGGTTCCGGGAAGACATCCGTCGCGCAATTCAGGACGCCCGTTCGGAGAGCGACCTACAGGACATCCGAGTCCGCTGTTTTGGGCGCCAACGGGGGTTCTTGCGGGAGCAGTTCAAGCGCATGGCCGACTTGCCCCCCGATGTCCGTCCTCGGGCGGGCCAACTCCTGAACGAGCTGAAGGAGTGGCTGGAGCGCGAGATTGCCGAGCGCCAGCGGCGCCTGCAGGAGACCCAGTTAGAGGAACGATTAGAGCAGGAGCGGATCGACTGGACCCTCCCCGGCACGCCCTACTGGCGGGGCGCCGCCCACCCCATCCAGCAGGTCCGCCAGGCGATCGAAGACATCTTCCTGGAAATGGGTTACGCCGTCGTCAGCGGGCCGGAGATCGAGACGGACTACTACAACTTCGGGGCCCTCAACTTTCCCCCGGACCATCCGGCCCGGGACATGTGGGACACGCTGTACATCCATGGCGAGTGGCTCCTGCGGACTCACACTTCGCCCGTCCAGATCCGTGTCATGCAACGCTACCGACCCCCGATCCGGGTCATCGTCCCGGGCAAGGTCTACCGACATGACGAGCCCGACGCCACGCACGCCCCCGTCTTTCATCAAATCGAAGGTTTGGTCGTCGACCGGGGGATTCGCTTTTCCGACCTGCGGGGCACGCTGGCTTACTTCCTGCAGCGTCTGTTTGGCTCGGCCTGCAAGATGCGGTTTCGGCCCAGCTACTTCCCGTTCACCGAGCCGAGTGCCGAGGTCGACATGTCGTGTCTCCTCTGTGGGGGCCGGGGCTGCGGGGCTTGCAAGCAATCGGGATGGCTGGAAGTCTTGGGGGCCGGCATGGTCCATCCCAACGTCCTGCGAGAAGTCCGTATCGACCCCGAGGTGTACTCGGGCTTTGCCTTCGGCCTGGGGATCGAGCGGCTGGCCATGTTGATGTTCCGGGTCCCCGACATCCGGCTGTTCCTCCAGGGGGACGTCCGCTTCCTGGAGCAATTCCGGGTAGACACGTGGGCCTTCCGGGACGACGTGACGTCATGA
- a CDS encoding Putative outer membrane protein, which translates to MRLKTHGVMGIALLLSLFVGSARPAGFALFEAGARAMARAGAFVATADDPSAIFFNPAGLAFQTPRWQIYGGATLIVPNAKFEGANPFPGDGVTHDLKTKVFLPPNLYVTYKVHDRITVGLGLFSAFGLGTEWEDPANFTGRYLSFDSSLQTFSLQPTVAVKVSDQLAIGAGPEVRFSKVTLNRYLPFFDPFRFAVVDAARIRLESDWTLSVGFAAGILYKVTDRLRFGITYRHHMTPDLEGDLSLERLPTGNPQLDALLSAALPQQPLKARAAHFAFPKELMFGVGLSPWATWDFELDVYWTQWSRFESIFLEVPDQPTFNQEVSEEYKDTFTVRFGVEKRLTDQWSLMGGFYFDENPVPIQSVDPVLPDADRWGVTLGVAYRRGAWRVELTEFLLFFRNRTVTPDRCDAEQVVCNRGYFGTYKNFTNLLGINVGYQF; encoded by the coding sequence ATGCGCTTGAAGACTCATGGGGTGATGGGGATCGCTCTCTTGCTGAGCCTCTTCGTGGGGTCCGCCCGGCCGGCCGGGTTCGCCCTCTTTGAAGCCGGGGCCCGGGCGATGGCTCGGGCCGGGGCCTTCGTGGCGACGGCCGACGACCCGTCGGCGATATTCTTTAACCCGGCTGGCCTGGCGTTTCAAACACCGCGGTGGCAAATCTACGGGGGGGCGACGCTGATCGTGCCCAACGCCAAGTTCGAGGGCGCCAACCCCTTCCCGGGGGACGGCGTCACACACGACCTGAAGACGAAGGTCTTCCTGCCCCCCAACCTATACGTGACTTACAAGGTCCACGACCGCATCACGGTGGGCCTGGGCCTCTTCTCGGCCTTCGGCCTGGGGACCGAATGGGAGGACCCGGCGAACTTCACGGGCCGCTACCTCTCCTTTGACTCCAGTCTCCAGACCTTCAGTCTTCAGCCGACGGTCGCCGTGAAGGTGTCCGACCAGTTGGCGATCGGGGCCGGCCCAGAGGTTCGCTTCTCGAAGGTCACCCTGAATCGGTACTTGCCGTTCTTCGACCCCTTCCGGTTTGCCGTCGTGGATGCCGCCCGTATCCGTCTGGAGAGTGACTGGACCCTCTCGGTCGGCTTTGCGGCCGGCATCCTTTACAAGGTCACGGACCGCTTACGTTTCGGCATTACCTACCGGCATCACATGACGCCGGACCTGGAGGGCGATCTGAGTCTGGAACGACTGCCGACGGGCAATCCCCAACTGGACGCCCTGCTGAGCGCCGCCCTCCCGCAACAGCCCCTGAAGGCCCGGGCGGCCCACTTTGCCTTCCCCAAGGAACTCATGTTCGGCGTGGGCCTTTCCCCATGGGCGACGTGGGACTTCGAACTGGACGTCTACTGGACCCAGTGGAGCCGGTTCGAGTCTATCTTCCTGGAAGTCCCCGATCAGCCCACGTTCAATCAGGAGGTCTCGGAAGAATACAAGGACACCTTTACCGTCCGGTTCGGCGTCGAAAAGCGCCTGACCGACCAGTGGAGCCTCATGGGCGGCTTTTACTTCGATGAGAACCCCGTCCCCATCCAGTCCGTCGACCCCGTCTTGCCGGACGCCGACCGATGGGGCGTGACCCTGGGGGTCGCCTACCGGCGGGGCGCCTGGCGGGTCGAGCTGACCGAGTTCCTGCTGTTCTTCCGGAACCGGACGGTCACGCCGGACCGATGTGACGCCGAGCAGGTCGTCTGCAATCGGGGCTACTTCGGGACATACAAGAACTTCACGAACCTCCTGGGCATTAACGTCGGCTACCAGTTTTAA
- the rpmI gene encoding 50S ribosomal protein L35, producing MPKAKTKRAAAKRFRITPTGKVMHYRASRSHLLRKKTAKRKRHLRHPKPMAPGDARRARRMLQAS from the coding sequence GTGCCGAAGGCCAAGACGAAGCGAGCGGCCGCCAAGCGGTTTCGCATCACGCCGACGGGTAAGGTCATGCATTACCGGGCCTCGCGGAGTCACCTCCTGCGGAAAAAGACGGCCAAGCGCAAGCGTCATCTGCGGCATCCCAAGCCGATGGCCCCCGGTGATGCCCGTCGGGCCCGCCGCATGCTTCAAGCTTCGTGA
- the rplT gene encoding 50S ribosomal protein L20 yields MPRVKRGPKRRYKRKKLAREAKGFWGKRKNSYHMMRIAVMRKWLHEYEGRRLRKRQLRRLWQVRINAAVRPLGWTYSQFMGALRKAGIAVNRKMLAHLAVTDPPAFAAIVEQARAALAPPGPPA; encoded by the coding sequence ATGCCCCGTGTGAAACGTGGTCCCAAACGTCGGTACAAGCGGAAGAAGCTGGCCCGAGAGGCCAAGGGCTTTTGGGGAAAGCGAAAGAACTCGTACCACATGATGCGCATCGCCGTGATGCGCAAGTGGCTCCATGAGTACGAGGGCCGGCGCCTCCGGAAGCGCCAGCTCCGGCGCCTGTGGCAGGTCCGCATCAACGCGGCCGTGCGTCCGCTGGGGTGGACCTACAGTCAGTTCATGGGCGCCCTTCGGAAGGCCGGGATCGCCGTGAACCGCAAAATGCTGGCCCACCTGGCCGTGACCGACCCACCGGCCTTCGCCGCCATCGTCGAGCAAGCCCGAGCGGCCCTGGCCCCGCCGGGTCCCCCCGCATGA